In the Candidatus Saccharibacteria bacterium oral taxon 488 genome, one interval contains:
- a CDS encoding transketolase, which produces MSQLTTGQLEKKAQELRQLIIRQVTAAGSGHVAGPLGFADVMAVLYFRILRLRPEEPDWPDRDLFVMSNGHYAPLLYAAMAMRGFLSESELMSLRQFGSRLQGHPERVKLPGLETTSGPLGCGLSQAAGMAYHLQYLQNSERFIYCSLGDGELNEGNIWEAAMFAAKYKLGRLITIVDRNTIQIGGDTEKVMPLNDLGEKWRSFGWQVQEIDGHDVARIIAAIEAAQAVREQPSVIIAHTVPGRGVDFMEGDYRWHGKAPNAEQAAAALTQLGLLAKKQSEEGVGV; this is translated from the coding sequence ATGAGCCAACTCACGACTGGCCAGCTAGAAAAGAAGGCGCAAGAATTACGGCAGCTGATTATTCGCCAAGTGACGGCTGCTGGTAGTGGTCATGTGGCGGGACCGCTGGGGTTTGCTGATGTGATGGCGGTGCTGTATTTTCGGATTCTTAGATTGCGGCCAGAAGAGCCGGATTGGCCTGATCGCGATCTGTTCGTCATGAGTAACGGCCATTATGCACCACTGCTATACGCGGCGATGGCGATGCGCGGATTTTTATCGGAATCAGAGTTAATGAGTTTGCGGCAGTTTGGCTCGCGGCTACAAGGGCATCCGGAGCGGGTAAAATTACCAGGGCTAGAGACGACGAGCGGGCCGCTTGGCTGCGGTCTCAGTCAGGCTGCTGGCATGGCATATCATTTGCAGTATTTACAGAATTCGGAACGCTTCATATATTGTAGTTTAGGTGACGGTGAACTTAATGAAGGCAATATTTGGGAGGCGGCGATGTTTGCAGCCAAGTATAAATTAGGCCGGCTAATCACTATCGTTGATCGTAATACTATTCAAATTGGCGGCGATACAGAAAAAGTCATGCCGCTGAATGATTTGGGTGAGAAGTGGCGCAGTTTCGGTTGGCAGGTGCAGGAAATCGACGGGCATGACGTGGCGCGAATTATCGCGGCAATTGAAGCAGCACAGGCAGTACGCGAGCAACCGAGCGTGATTATCGCGCATACGGTACCTGGGCGCGGCGTTGATTTTATGGAGGGAGATTATCGATGGCACGGCAAGGCGCCAAATGCCGAGCAGGCCGCCGCGGCGCTGACACAATTGGGTTTACTGGCTAAGAAACAGTCGGAAGAAGGGGTGGGCGTATGA
- a CDS encoding RpiB/LacA/LacB family sugar-phosphate isomerase, whose product MKIYLGSDHRGFTLKEKVFAYLAKSGYAVEDVGGRELNPDDDFPQFAAAAALRVIGDSEDDPRAILICGGGQGMCMAANRFKGIRASVIWDAHEARMTRRDNNSNVLCLPARVLEDNEAAWKGIVETWLNTAYTDAPRYNRRNAQLDEIV is encoded by the coding sequence ATGAAGATTTATCTTGGTTCAGATCATCGCGGGTTTACGCTGAAAGAAAAAGTATTTGCGTATTTGGCGAAAAGTGGCTACGCAGTCGAGGATGTCGGTGGTCGTGAGCTTAATCCTGATGACGACTTTCCGCAGTTTGCGGCAGCGGCAGCGCTGCGAGTGATTGGTGATAGCGAGGATGATCCACGGGCAATTTTAATTTGTGGCGGCGGTCAGGGTATGTGTATGGCGGCGAATCGTTTTAAGGGGATCCGCGCCAGTGTTATTTGGGATGCACATGAGGCGAGGATGACGCGGCGTGACAATAATTCGAATGTATTATGTCTGCCGGCTAGGGTCCTCGAGGATAACGAAGCTGCCTGGAAGGGCATTGTTGAAACGTGGCTCAATACTGCATACACGGATGCCCCGCGGTATAATCGGCGCAATGCGCAACTGGATGAGATCGTATGA